A window of Tautonia plasticadhaerens contains these coding sequences:
- a CDS encoding dihydrolipoyl dehydrogenase family protein yields the protein MYDLVVLGGGSGGLNVAGAAAAVGAKVALIEADRLGGECTFTACVPSKALLHAADLARRIRQADRYGLGVPPPEVDFAAVMDRVRGVVASFAGSDVEAMRARGVHVIFGRAAFEAYDTVLVDGSTRVNGRAFVIATGSRPSLPPIEGLEAAGPLTNETFWTLNARPESLAIIGAGAVGVELGQAMARLGVEVTLIESAPRILSGEDPEVGDRLRPELEAEGITIFTDAEIAKVEQRDGKKVVHFSDRSTGEAFEAGRDALLVAAGRRANLEGLNLGAIGIEADPAEGIPVDAYLQTYARNVYAIGDVIGHHQWTHAAEREAAVAFQNAVLRIPKKVDYSAMPHATFSDPEVAEVGRTHGFEPGERARIFRVEYEEVDRARIEGRTHGFAKVAVDRSGTILGATIMGDNAALVLQEFVVAMENGLTLKHLLNTVHPYPTHAGLARALATRFAATRLESGAARAALRLVYGYHPDRPDPSPSPASGDGAGGG from the coding sequence ATGTATGACCTGGTGGTCCTGGGCGGCGGCTCGGGCGGCCTGAACGTGGCCGGGGCCGCGGCGGCGGTCGGGGCGAAGGTCGCCCTGATCGAGGCCGACCGCCTGGGGGGCGAGTGCACCTTCACCGCCTGCGTCCCCAGCAAGGCCCTGCTGCACGCCGCCGACCTGGCCCGCCGGATCCGGCAGGCCGACCGCTACGGCCTGGGCGTCCCCCCCCCCGAGGTCGACTTCGCCGCCGTGATGGACCGGGTCCGCGGGGTGGTCGCCTCGTTCGCGGGGTCGGACGTGGAGGCGATGCGGGCCCGGGGCGTGCATGTGATCTTCGGCCGGGCGGCGTTCGAGGCCTATGACACCGTCCTCGTCGACGGCTCGACCCGGGTGAACGGCCGGGCCTTCGTCATCGCCACCGGGTCGAGACCGAGCCTACCGCCGATCGAGGGGCTGGAGGCCGCCGGGCCGCTGACCAACGAGACGTTCTGGACCCTGAACGCCCGGCCCGAGTCCCTGGCGATCATCGGCGCCGGCGCGGTCGGCGTCGAGCTGGGGCAGGCGATGGCCCGGCTCGGGGTCGAGGTCACGCTGATCGAGTCGGCCCCCCGTATCCTGTCGGGGGAAGACCCGGAGGTCGGCGACCGGCTCCGCCCCGAGCTGGAGGCCGAGGGGATCACGATCTTCACGGATGCGGAGATCGCGAAGGTCGAGCAGCGGGACGGCAAGAAGGTCGTCCACTTCTCCGACCGGTCCACCGGCGAGGCGTTCGAGGCCGGTCGGGATGCTCTGCTCGTCGCCGCCGGACGCCGGGCGAACCTCGAGGGCTTGAACCTGGGCGCGATCGGCATCGAGGCCGACCCGGCGGAGGGGATCCCCGTCGATGCCTACTTGCAGACGTACGCCCGGAACGTCTACGCGATCGGCGACGTGATCGGCCACCACCAATGGACCCACGCCGCCGAACGGGAGGCGGCCGTCGCCTTCCAGAACGCCGTGCTGCGGATCCCGAAGAAGGTCGACTACTCGGCGATGCCCCACGCGACGTTCTCCGACCCCGAGGTCGCCGAGGTCGGCCGCACCCACGGCTTCGAGCCCGGGGAACGGGCCCGGATCTTCCGGGTCGAGTACGAGGAGGTCGACCGGGCCCGGATCGAGGGCCGCACCCACGGATTCGCCAAGGTGGCGGTGGATCGCTCGGGCACGATCCTGGGCGCCACCATCATGGGAGACAATGCGGCGCTGGTGCTCCAGGAGTTCGTCGTGGCGATGGAGAATGGGTTGACCCTCAAGCACCTCCTCAACACCGTGCACCCCTACCCGACACACGCCGGCCTCGCCCGGGCCCTCGCCACCCGATTCGCCGCGACCCGGCTCGAGAGCGGGGCGGCCCGGGCCGCCCTCCGGCTCGTCTACGGCTACCACCCGGATCGCCCCGATCCGTCCCCGTCTCCCGCATCGGGCGACGGGGCCGGCGGCGGGTGA
- a CDS encoding sugar phosphate isomerase/epimerase family protein: MYVSCSTLCFGDRPIEAALRQIAELEFNRMELALIEGGPHLGPSDVARDPDGALHRLRTGPSLASSALDLDFGPVDAETLRTRFEAICRFSKLLTVAVLTIPAAPIGSPIEQEVERLSSLASVANREGLVLSVRTHRDTLTADPAVALDLCKRVTGLGVTLDPSHYVLGPFSGRNYDDLFPFVQNAHFRDTGKNPGEEQVRIGQGKVDYARIVTILERHGYNRSLTVALHNRGDSPFDVEVEVRKMKLLLESLI, encoded by the coding sequence ATGTACGTCTCCTGCAGCACGCTCTGCTTCGGAGACCGGCCGATCGAGGCGGCCCTGCGCCAGATCGCCGAGCTGGAATTCAACCGGATGGAACTGGCGCTGATCGAGGGCGGGCCGCACCTCGGCCCCTCCGACGTCGCCCGGGACCCGGACGGGGCCCTGCACCGGCTCCGCACCGGCCCGAGCCTGGCCTCCTCGGCCCTGGACCTGGACTTCGGGCCCGTCGACGCGGAGACCCTGCGGACGCGGTTCGAGGCGATCTGCCGCTTCTCGAAGCTCCTCACGGTGGCCGTCCTGACGATCCCGGCGGCGCCGATCGGCTCGCCGATCGAGCAGGAGGTCGAGCGGCTCTCGTCGCTGGCGAGCGTCGCCAACCGGGAGGGCCTGGTCCTCTCCGTCCGGACCCACCGCGACACCCTGACGGCCGACCCCGCCGTCGCCCTCGATCTCTGCAAGCGGGTGACCGGCCTGGGGGTTACGCTCGACCCCAGCCACTACGTGCTCGGACCCTTCTCGGGCCGGAACTACGACGACCTGTTCCCCTTCGTCCAGAACGCCCACTTCCGGGACACCGGCAAGAACCCCGGCGAGGAGCAGGTCCGGATCGGCCAGGGGAAGGTGGACTACGCCCGGATCGTCACCATCCTGGAACGGCACGGCTACAACCGGTCGCTCACCGTGGCGCTGCACAACCGAGGCGACAGCCCCTTCGACGTCGAGGTCGAGGTCCGCAAGATGAAGCTCCTGCTGGAGAGCCTGATCTGA